One window of the Candidatus Saccharibacteria bacterium genome contains the following:
- a CDS encoding HIT domain-containing protein: protein MAQDFINMDNARHDEQRKVMQASANAGVCPFDTEHLPTYHKTPVLREGEHWVITANQWPYEHTRVHLLAIARKHVESIDELPAGAGEELFEHVRWAILEYKINCGGLAMRFGDVRHNGASVNHLHAHIIVPDKNKPADAKVKFKIS, encoded by the coding sequence ATGGCTCAAGATTTCATAAATATGGATAATGCACGCCACGATGAGCAACGAAAGGTCATGCAGGCCAGTGCCAATGCGGGGGTGTGTCCGTTTGACACAGAGCATTTGCCAACCTACCACAAAACCCCCGTACTTCGAGAGGGAGAGCATTGGGTTATCACGGCAAATCAGTGGCCTTATGAGCACACCAGGGTGCATTTGCTGGCGATTGCGCGCAAGCATGTCGAATCGATTGATGAGCTTCCGGCGGGTGCAGGCGAAGAATTGTTTGAACACGTGCGCTGGGCTATTTTAGAGTATAAGATAAATTGTGGGGGTCTCGCGATGCGCTTTGGTGATGTGCGACATAACGGCGCTTCAGTAAATCACTTGCACGCCCATATTATTGTGCCAGATAAAAACAAACCTGCCGACGCAAAAGTGAAGTTCAAAATCAGTTAG
- a CDS encoding glycosyltransferase, which produces MYVWLGFWAFVAALEACIYLFGTSLLGKKVFLRHFTVGVIVIGIVSANASLLAYDWAIWCVPMLLMPYRLLNIARFARYRMHGPRLRAVSIRSHSWIVSVQVVFATLLWSVRDVDAVVVFGVIGAVQLLGILALLRASLRTWEYAKPAEINQHYTDAELPSVSVLVPARDETDALRQCLESLIANDYPKLEILVLDDCSIGRKTPEIIREYAQNGVRFIKGQVPPDDWVAKNYAYEQLRSEASGSVLVFCGVDTLFESHAVRAIIETMLSRKKEMLSVLPTRSHSGDKIVSFLQTMRYYWELCLPRRLFKRPPVLSTCWVVRADLLAELGGFAAVTQSVSPEAHFAKQAVTRDIYTFVRTNGALQVHSTKSFQEQFDTTVRVRYPQLHRRLELVAATTLFELTFFLGPFIGLPLSFLLPHTGGYLALWLGNVLAVEVMYYLISVQTKLNSPLVAFLTAPFGFAADIVMLHISMLRYEFGTVNWKGRNVCIPVMRVEPSLPKLPD; this is translated from the coding sequence ATGTATGTTTGGCTTGGCTTCTGGGCGTTTGTTGCCGCGCTTGAGGCGTGTATCTATCTGTTCGGTACGTCATTACTCGGGAAAAAGGTATTTTTGCGGCACTTCACCGTTGGAGTTATAGTAATTGGAATAGTTTCAGCAAATGCTAGTCTCTTGGCTTATGATTGGGCAATTTGGTGCGTGCCGATGCTGCTTATGCCATACCGCCTCCTCAATATTGCGCGATTTGCACGGTACCGGATGCACGGTCCTCGCCTAAGAGCTGTCTCAATAAGAAGTCACAGCTGGATTGTGTCTGTTCAGGTTGTGTTTGCCACACTCTTATGGTCGGTACGAGACGTTGACGCAGTGGTCGTGTTTGGGGTGATTGGAGCAGTTCAGCTGTTAGGTATTCTGGCGCTGTTGCGGGCGAGCCTGCGAACATGGGAATACGCAAAGCCTGCAGAAATAAACCAGCACTATACTGATGCAGAGCTGCCCAGCGTCAGTGTGTTAGTACCCGCACGAGATGAAACCGATGCCCTGCGGCAGTGTCTAGAGAGCCTCATAGCCAACGATTATCCAAAACTTGAAATTCTTGTGCTCGATGACTGTTCCATAGGCAGAAAAACACCAGAGATTATTCGTGAGTACGCCCAAAATGGTGTTCGGTTCATAAAGGGCCAGGTGCCGCCAGACGATTGGGTGGCAAAAAACTATGCCTACGAACAGCTTCGTTCTGAAGCGTCGGGTAGTGTACTCGTGTTCTGTGGGGTTGATACGCTTTTTGAGTCACACGCTGTGCGGGCAATTATTGAAACTATGCTCTCACGCAAAAAAGAGATGTTGAGTGTACTACCGACGCGCTCGCATAGTGGCGACAAAATAGTGTCTTTTCTGCAGACTATGCGCTACTACTGGGAGCTTTGTTTGCCGAGGCGACTTTTTAAAAGGCCCCCGGTACTTAGTACTTGCTGGGTAGTACGGGCAGATTTGCTCGCTGAACTTGGAGGATTTGCTGCGGTGACACAAAGTGTTTCACCGGAAGCACATTTTGCGAAACAAGCTGTGACAAGGGATATATATACCTTCGTGCGAACCAACGGCGCACTGCAAGTTCATAGTACCAAGTCGTTCCAGGAACAGTTTGATACTACGGTGCGTGTGCGTTACCCACAATTACACCGTAGGCTTGAGCTTGTGGCGGCAACAACATTGTTTGAGCTTACGTTCTTCTTGGGGCCGTTCATAGGTCTTCCTCTCAGTTTTTTGCTGCCGCACACTGGGGGGTACTTGGCGCTGTGGTTAGGCAACGTGCTTGCGGTAGAGGTTATGTACTACCTAATATCGGTCCAAACAAAGCTAAATAGTCCCCTGGTGGCGTTTCTGACGGCTCCGTTTGGGTTTGCTGCAGATATCGTCATGCTGCATATTTCGATGCTACGCTACGAGTTCGGCACCGTAAACTGGAAAGGCCGAAACGTCTGCATACCCGTTATGCGCGTCGAACCAAGCCTGCCAAAGTTACCCGATTAA
- the tmk gene encoding dTMP kinase produces MSRGKYIVLEGAQGVGKSTIASMVLHELQQLGISARTMHEPDGKADATTREIRRLTQDPKYPMNTRTEVLLYNAARSQSLEAVRAARDSGDIVIVDRSYLTTLAVQFYGRGDIQDYQRLNDIVSFAVGDMWPDMTIVLDAPVQMLHERAKKRGETERFDNLPPETLERIRAGYLWEAKQRNMPVVYATGRVDEVFEAVWRHIAVLLELESTTETEPTSIAVVLAKSPAAAVLSAKLNTEPSREPHTYYIPPSLPDDVQCDYCDDIERMLTNRRKLVHKLATHMRAENTAMQDETVAKKAALRLLRPLLPVACARDELRNLLRTTEPLELPTDIQKRLPNGFASGTERVRLVSYAPRNELDLLPSMLYESLDLPINEVKATVEKWPYEVKSQLFIDYVRQYPNGKALAGATYEWDFLAEFGLLQDLPDEVRSRVKLQPLTPRYGYDVPTEIEAAGLSDDYDAIFDQSLQLQSTLQARGFTTESQYATLLGHKQRWNIQLCFKNQKFFDEKCMRINSITAEKHPLLFK; encoded by the coding sequence ATGAGTCGTGGCAAATATATTGTACTAGAGGGCGCTCAGGGCGTTGGAAAGTCCACCATTGCCAGTATGGTTTTGCACGAGTTGCAGCAGCTTGGTATATCTGCGCGTACCATGCACGAACCGGACGGCAAGGCAGATGCTACGACCAGAGAAATACGCCGTCTTACCCAAGACCCAAAATACCCCATGAACACCCGTACTGAGGTACTGCTATACAACGCCGCTCGGAGCCAGTCGCTTGAAGCTGTTCGTGCCGCCCGTGACAGTGGCGATATTGTCATCGTGGACCGCAGCTACCTTACCACGCTTGCCGTCCAGTTTTATGGCAGAGGCGACATACAGGATTATCAGCGTCTAAATGACATCGTTTCTTTTGCAGTTGGCGATATGTGGCCGGACATGACCATTGTGCTCGATGCACCTGTGCAAATGCTGCACGAACGCGCCAAAAAACGCGGCGAAACCGAGCGCTTCGACAACCTACCCCCTGAAACTCTTGAACGCATACGAGCCGGTTACCTCTGGGAGGCGAAGCAGCGAAACATGCCCGTAGTATATGCAACTGGTCGTGTCGATGAGGTTTTTGAGGCAGTCTGGAGGCACATTGCGGTGCTACTTGAGCTCGAGAGTACTACCGAAACTGAACCGACGTCTATTGCCGTGGTGCTTGCAAAAAGCCCGGCCGCAGCAGTTCTAAGCGCCAAACTAAACACTGAACCAAGTCGTGAACCACATACATACTACATCCCACCGAGCCTCCCCGACGATGTGCAGTGCGACTACTGTGACGATATAGAACGGATGCTTACCAATCGACGCAAACTGGTGCATAAGCTTGCGACCCATATGCGAGCGGAAAATACAGCCATGCAAGATGAGACAGTTGCAAAAAAAGCTGCGCTCAGGCTGCTAAGACCGCTCCTTCCGGTGGCGTGCGCCCGTGACGAGCTGCGAAACCTACTAAGAACAACCGAGCCCTTAGAACTTCCCACCGACATACAAAAACGTCTGCCAAATGGATTCGCCAGCGGTACTGAACGCGTTCGACTTGTCAGCTATGCTCCTCGCAACGAGCTCGACCTACTGCCCAGCATGCTTTACGAATCGCTCGACCTACCCATAAATGAAGTGAAAGCTACGGTGGAAAAATGGCCCTACGAGGTGAAATCACAGCTTTTTATTGACTATGTGCGCCAGTATCCCAACGGCAAAGCGCTGGCTGGTGCAACCTATGAATGGGACTTTTTGGCCGAGTTTGGTTTGCTACAGGATTTGCCAGATGAAGTTCGCTCCCGCGTTAAGCTCCAACCTCTTACGCCGCGCTATGGTTATGACGTGCCCACCGAAATTGAGGCAGCCGGCCTGAGCGACGACTACGACGCCATATTCGACCAAAGCCTTCAGCTCCAAAGTACTCTCCAAGCCCGTGGTTTCACCACCGAGTCTCAGTACGCCACCCTCCTCGGCCACAAACAACGCTGGAACATCCAATTATGTTTTAAAAACCAAAAATTTTTTGACGAAAAGTGTATGAGAATAAATTCGATTACCGCAGAGAAACATCCACTATTATTTAAATAA
- the nusG gene encoding transcription termination/antitermination protein NusG, with product MSTKRYDTSKQWYAIHTYSGYEEKVAESIRQRAESLDMKDKIFQALVPKEKQIEIKNGKRKIVEKRIFQGYVLVQMKLSEDAWYIVRNTPSVTGFVGSGTEPTPVDPDEIEKIQKRMGLEQPKHKIDYAIGEVVNIIDGPFKGFDGSVSEIDPQKGKLKVLVNMFGRETPVELDSLQVKRV from the coding sequence ATGAGTACGAAGCGCTACGACACAAGCAAACAATGGTATGCCATACACACCTACAGCGGCTACGAAGAAAAGGTTGCCGAGAGCATTCGCCAACGAGCCGAGTCGCTCGACATGAAAGATAAAATCTTTCAAGCTCTTGTACCGAAAGAAAAGCAAATTGAGATTAAGAACGGCAAACGCAAGATTGTCGAAAAACGTATTTTCCAAGGCTACGTGCTCGTCCAGATGAAACTGAGTGAAGATGCTTGGTACATTGTACGCAACACACCAAGTGTAACCGGCTTTGTCGGCAGCGGCACCGAACCAACGCCAGTTGACCCAGATGAAATTGAGAAAATCCAGAAGCGCATGGGCTTAGAGCAGCCAAAGCACAAGATAGACTACGCTATAGGCGAGGTGGTAAACATCATCGACGGTCCATTCAAAGGCTTTGACGGCTCTGTATCAGAGATTGACCCCCAAAAGGGCAAACTCAAAGTCCTCGTCAATATGTTCGGCCGCGAAACCCCAGTAGAACTTGACTCGTTGCAAGTAAAACGAGTCTAG
- the thyA gene encoding thymidylate synthase: MSDITTHVSPVAYKKIRTPDEQYKTLLRRIKETGNPAQSGMDEGSTEVLGAILEYDLENGFPLITERDLTKVSTPEAIAAYQSDETHRELVGMVRQSVGEILGFINGARTQQELEAYGCKFWKPWTMDEAKAKKRGLELGDLGPGSYGAAFHDFPTLEEGGFNQYGVMIGQMKARPELRTHIVTPFIPQYISRAPGRQQKVLVVPCHGLQHYNIDVKNGEMSLVHFQRSGDVPIGVPFNMVHYALLLIMVAQVTGYKPRKLVHVISNAHMYDQHAAMVDELLSRPAYPFPLLKVDPSVKRLEDFRTEHFSIEEYTAHPPIRMGGTAV, translated from the coding sequence ATGTCAGATATAACTACCCATGTTTCGCCAGTTGCGTATAAAAAGATTCGTACGCCAGATGAACAGTACAAAACGCTGTTGCGCCGTATAAAGGAAACTGGCAATCCTGCCCAGTCTGGCATGGACGAAGGTTCTACTGAGGTGCTTGGCGCAATTCTCGAGTACGACCTTGAAAACGGGTTCCCGCTCATCACTGAACGTGACCTTACCAAGGTCTCAACACCAGAAGCAATTGCAGCGTACCAATCGGACGAAACACACCGGGAGCTTGTTGGCATGGTACGGCAATCAGTCGGCGAAATCCTCGGCTTCATAAATGGAGCGCGAACTCAACAAGAGCTGGAGGCCTACGGTTGTAAGTTCTGGAAACCATGGACCATGGACGAAGCAAAAGCCAAAAAACGCGGGTTGGAGCTGGGCGACCTCGGCCCTGGCTCGTATGGTGCAGCTTTTCACGATTTTCCTACGCTGGAAGAAGGTGGGTTTAACCAGTACGGCGTGATGATAGGGCAAATGAAGGCACGGCCAGAGCTGCGCACACATATAGTTACGCCTTTCATTCCGCAGTATATTTCGCGGGCACCCGGCCGTCAGCAAAAGGTTCTTGTTGTGCCGTGCCACGGTCTTCAGCACTACAACATTGACGTCAAAAACGGTGAGATGTCCTTAGTGCATTTTCAGCGCAGCGGTGATGTGCCTATAGGCGTACCGTTTAATATGGTGCACTACGCCCTGCTACTCATTATGGTGGCGCAGGTGACAGGCTATAAGCCGCGTAAGCTCGTGCACGTTATCTCAAACGCCCACATGTATGACCAACACGCGGCTATGGTCGATGAACTACTCTCCCGCCCAGCTTATCCATTCCCGCTACTCAAGGTCGACCCAAGCGTGAAGCGGTTGGAAGATTTTCGTACAGAACATTTTTCAATCGAAGAGTACACCGCACATCCACCAATTCGTATGGGTGGAACGGCAGTTTGA
- the upp gene encoding uracil phosphoribosyltransferase: MATVHNISDLGGNILECVTDLRDVEVHGERERFRRTMERVGFLLANELSKTLHYEKIAIETPLQETHGYRLTQQPVVATILRAGLPLWNGVMQVFPQADNAFLAAYRKHDANGDFTVQADYCTCPDVSRRLLIVADPMLATGSSLLDGIDEFIAEGGQPSNIHVVVAIAAQAGVDAVRAGLEQRGFKHAAIWCAAIDPELNDQKYIVPGLGDAGDLAFGEKKQA; encoded by the coding sequence ATGGCTACAGTGCATAATATAAGTGATTTGGGCGGGAATATCCTTGAGTGCGTGACGGATTTACGTGACGTGGAGGTTCACGGCGAACGAGAGCGGTTTCGGCGTACTATGGAGCGGGTGGGTTTTTTGCTGGCTAACGAGCTGAGCAAAACGCTGCACTACGAAAAAATCGCTATTGAAACCCCGCTACAAGAAACCCACGGCTACAGACTGACCCAACAACCAGTTGTGGCGACCATACTCCGGGCTGGTTTGCCGCTGTGGAATGGTGTCATGCAGGTGTTTCCGCAGGCAGATAATGCCTTTCTGGCGGCCTACCGCAAACACGACGCAAATGGCGATTTTACTGTACAGGCAGATTATTGCACCTGCCCAGATGTAAGCCGTCGCTTGCTGATTGTTGCTGACCCCATGCTTGCAACTGGCTCTTCCTTGCTCGATGGCATAGACGAGTTCATCGCCGAAGGCGGGCAGCCGAGCAACATACACGTAGTTGTGGCTATTGCTGCGCAAGCGGGGGTGGATGCCGTGCGTGCTGGCCTAGAACAGCGCGGTTTTAAGCACGCAGCCATCTGGTGTGCGGCAATAGACCCCGAGCTTAATGACCAAAAGTACATTGTCCCCGGCCTCGGCGATGCCGGCGACCTCGCCTTCGGCGAAAAGAAACAAGCGTAG
- a CDS encoding DUF4279 domain-containing protein, which yields MQDESTFGVCLYVSSNTLSVEELNTIIGIKADEYQEKGENKRVAGKTLPQRYESSLWIYDSRFHISKHRYIDEHIEYIAEVLEKLSVRSKEYISSSQPVIGLRAYTYSANPGACIKPKFLRIFSGINATIDIDFFSVESQ from the coding sequence ATGCAAGACGAAAGCACTTTCGGTGTATGTTTGTATGTTTCAAGTAATACTCTGAGCGTTGAAGAGCTAAATACTATAATCGGGATTAAAGCGGATGAATATCAAGAGAAAGGTGAAAATAAGAGGGTTGCTGGAAAAACATTACCCCAAAGATACGAGAGTAGTTTGTGGATTTACGACTCAAGATTTCACATCAGCAAACATCGTTACATTGATGAACATATTGAATATATTGCTGAGGTGCTTGAAAAGTTATCGGTCAGATCTAAAGAATATATAAGTTCCAGCCAACCAGTCATTGGTTTACGAGCTTATACTTACTCCGCCAACCCAGGAGCTTGTATAAAACCAAAGTTTTTACGTATTTTTTCAGGAATAAACGCAACCATAGATATTGATTTTTTCTCTGTAGAGTCTCAGTAA
- a CDS encoding four helix bundle protein: MQHINQQLEERMLNFSVAVVRHCAKLKQPILKPITSQVIRSASSIGANFVEANNGSSKQDFRNKIFIAKKEANETKYWLRMLQKLGDSTDELQCLLSEVQEFILILQKIINTLKHS, from the coding sequence ATGCAACATATTAACCAGCAGCTTGAAGAAAGAATGCTTAATTTCAGTGTTGCCGTGGTCAGACATTGCGCAAAGCTCAAACAACCTATTCTCAAACCTATTACGTCACAAGTAATTAGGTCGGCATCTAGCATTGGTGCAAATTTTGTAGAGGCTAATAACGGCTCCTCAAAGCAAGATTTCCGCAACAAGATATTTATCGCCAAAAAAGAAGCAAACGAAACGAAATATTGGCTCCGAATGTTACAAAAACTTGGTGATAGTACAGATGAATTACAGTGCCTCCTCTCTGAAGTCCAAGAATTTATCCTTATCTTGCAAAAAATCATCAATACTCTAAAACACAGTTGA
- a CDS encoding RidA family protein, with protein MSGKTYGPYSPFRLANGFVYTSGQVGAVKGVAEPDIRSQVGQALENLAGVLDDAGCELSDVVKTTVFLTDMKHYAAMNEVYAAVFEKAGAAPARTCVAVAELPRVANNPLLVEVEAVALLREYKK; from the coding sequence ATGAGTGGAAAAACATATGGGCCGTATAGTCCGTTTCGGTTGGCGAATGGTTTTGTGTATACCTCTGGGCAGGTTGGGGCAGTGAAGGGTGTAGCCGAACCGGATATTCGGTCGCAAGTTGGTCAGGCGCTCGAAAACCTTGCTGGCGTACTAGACGATGCTGGTTGCGAGCTTAGTGATGTGGTAAAAACCACGGTATTTCTGACCGACATGAAGCATTATGCAGCTATGAACGAAGTGTACGCAGCGGTCTTCGAGAAAGCTGGTGCGGCACCAGCCAGAACATGCGTAGCTGTGGCCGAGCTACCGCGCGTCGCAAACAATCCACTTTTGGTCGAGGTTGAGGCCGTTGCACTCCTTCGGGAGTATAAAAAGTGA
- the secE gene encoding preprotein translocase subunit SecE, giving the protein MLGLTYIRASWKELRGVTWPTFRDSVRLTTAVIIFSILFGLMIAVVDYGLDKVFKELFVK; this is encoded by the coding sequence ATTCTTGGCCTAACGTATATTCGTGCAAGCTGGAAAGAGCTTCGCGGCGTTACGTGGCCTACGTTCCGAGATAGTGTGCGGCTTACCACTGCCGTTATCATATTTTCAATACTGTTTGGTCTTATGATTGCTGTGGTGGACTACGGCCTAGACAAAGTCTTTAAAGAGCTATTTGTGAAATAA
- a CDS encoding adenylyltransferase/cytidyltransferase family protein, which produces MDDPKYSARTNVHADRGVLGYGSNPEARFIRDHATLRAYVEALKTLGMKIVLTSGTFDLIHVGHARYMERAKSYGDVLIVGVDSDAKVKKRKGPTRPIVPEEERVQMLAFLRSVDLITLKHIDDPKWNLIKLVEPDCLIVTAETYEAAELQKLEKYCGKVVVLAPQATTSTSAQIRRMQISWSANIVEPLTEVLRHDSLPAASKAIIEKIVHGVKRAKK; this is translated from the coding sequence ATGGATGACCCAAAATACAGTGCCAGGACGAACGTTCACGCCGACAGAGGCGTGTTAGGCTATGGCTCGAACCCAGAAGCCCGTTTCATTCGCGACCATGCCACGCTACGAGCCTATGTGGAAGCACTGAAGACGCTTGGAATGAAGATTGTCCTCACCTCTGGTACCTTTGACCTTATACATGTTGGTCATGCGCGGTACATGGAACGTGCAAAATCCTACGGAGATGTCTTGATTGTCGGCGTCGACTCAGACGCAAAGGTAAAAAAACGCAAAGGACCGACCCGACCGATTGTCCCAGAGGAAGAGCGCGTCCAAATGCTAGCCTTTTTGCGCTCGGTCGACCTCATTACGCTCAAACACATCGATGACCCAAAGTGGAACCTAATAAAATTGGTCGAACCGGACTGTCTTATCGTAACAGCAGAAACGTATGAAGCTGCAGAACTCCAAAAACTAGAAAAATACTGCGGCAAAGTTGTGGTTTTAGCTCCGCAAGCCACCACTTCTACCTCCGCTCAAATACGACGTATGCAAATAAGCTGGAGCGCCAACATCGTCGAGCCGCTTACAGAAGTGCTTCGGCACGACAGCCTGCCGGCGGCCTCTAAGGCTATCATAGAAAAAATTGTCCACGGTGTAAAACGAGCAAAAAAATAG
- the rplA gene encoding 50S ribosomal protein L1 — translation MALELEAQAAAALAAENTAETNEVEVTEEKDASQVKATAKAGKRSAKGIEEAEAKAEKIEHQKHRDEEEAEAEAKPKAPVKPTRSRLERRSKGYRKSAELVEKGKVYALGEALELATKTSSVKFDASVELHVNLGVDPRQADQNIRANLVLPQGTGKTVRVAVFSDDKVTGADLAGVEEITKQLDKGEISFDTLIATPANMPKLGKYARLLGPRGLMPNPKSGTVTTDVQKAVSEAKAGRVEYRVDSTGIVHLAVGKVSFGGAKLLENAAAVMANIKSAKPQSVKGNYIKAVHITTTMGPSIPVNPNE, via the coding sequence ATGGCGCTCGAGCTTGAGGCTCAGGCTGCAGCTGCTCTTGCGGCAGAAAACACAGCTGAAACGAATGAAGTTGAGGTAACAGAGGAAAAAGACGCATCCCAGGTGAAAGCAACGGCCAAGGCAGGCAAACGAAGTGCCAAAGGCATCGAAGAAGCCGAAGCTAAGGCAGAGAAAATTGAACACCAGAAACACCGCGACGAAGAAGAGGCCGAAGCCGAGGCAAAACCAAAGGCTCCGGTAAAACCAACGCGCAGCCGCCTAGAACGCCGCAGCAAGGGCTACCGCAAAAGCGCCGAGCTGGTTGAAAAAGGCAAAGTATACGCACTGGGTGAAGCGCTAGAACTCGCTACCAAAACCAGCAGTGTCAAGTTTGATGCAAGCGTAGAGCTCCACGTGAACCTCGGAGTAGACCCACGCCAGGCCGACCAAAACATCCGTGCTAATCTTGTGCTTCCACAAGGTACCGGCAAAACCGTACGCGTCGCTGTATTTTCTGACGACAAAGTCACTGGTGCAGACCTCGCGGGTGTAGAAGAAATCACCAAGCAACTTGATAAGGGCGAAATTAGTTTCGACACCCTCATCGCTACACCAGCCAACATGCCAAAGCTTGGCAAATACGCTCGTCTGCTCGGGCCACGCGGTCTCATGCCGAACCCAAAGAGCGGCACGGTCACGACCGATGTGCAAAAGGCTGTTTCCGAAGCAAAAGCCGGCCGCGTTGAATACCGCGTAGACAGTACCGGTATAGTCCATCTTGCCGTTGGCAAAGTCAGCTTTGGCGGAGCAAAACTACTCGAAAACGCAGCCGCCGTCATGGCCAACATAAAGAGCGCCAAGCCACAAAGTGTAAAAGGCAACTACATCAAGGCTGTTCACATCACAACCACCATGGGCCCCAGCATCCCCGTCAACCCAAACGAATAA
- the tnpA gene encoding IS200/IS605 family transposase, with protein sequence MSTSLDYHSLSHSKWDLKYHIVFIPKGRRKALYGEIRPRLGRIFHELANQKECKILEGHLMSDHVHMLMEIPPKYKISEVIGFMKGKSAIAIAREFGGKTRNFTGEHFWARGYAVSSVGFEEQAIRKYIREQEIDDTASSAQGAF encoded by the coding sequence ATGTCTACATCGTTAGACTACCATAGCTTATCTCATTCAAAATGGGATTTGAAGTACCATATTGTCTTCATCCCGAAAGGGAGAAGGAAAGCTCTCTACGGTGAGATACGCCCACGGTTGGGTAGAATATTTCACGAGCTGGCTAACCAAAAAGAATGCAAGATTCTGGAAGGCCATCTCATGTCCGATCATGTTCACATGCTCATGGAGATACCACCAAAGTACAAAATCTCTGAAGTGATTGGCTTCATGAAGGGCAAAAGCGCTATTGCCATTGCCAGAGAGTTCGGCGGTAAGACCAGAAATTTCACGGGTGAACATTTCTGGGCCCGGGGCTATGCTGTTTCAAGCGTTGGATTTGAAGAGCAGGCCATCAGAAAGTACATCAGAGAGCAGGAGATCGATGACACAGCATCATCGGCTCAAGGAGCCTTCTAA
- a CDS encoding dihydrofolate reductase, which produces MVTIVVAMADGNVIGARNDLPWYLPADLKHFKEITSGHTVVMGRTTFESILKRLGKPLPNRRNVVLTRDPVFASHGVEVIHNIEDIRSLGDDIFVIGGAQVYAATIHLANRLYVTEVHARIDGDAHFPAIDPAIWREASREKHFSDEKNQYAYDFVVYERL; this is translated from the coding sequence ATGGTAACGATAGTTGTTGCGATGGCGGATGGTAATGTTATTGGCGCGCGGAATGACTTACCGTGGTATTTGCCTGCCGACCTAAAACACTTCAAAGAAATCACCTCTGGACATACCGTGGTGATGGGGCGGACAACATTCGAATCTATTTTGAAGCGTCTGGGAAAGCCCCTGCCGAACCGCCGCAATGTGGTACTCACACGCGACCCAGTATTTGCTAGCCATGGTGTTGAGGTTATTCACAACATCGAAGATATTCGTAGTCTGGGCGACGATATCTTTGTCATTGGCGGAGCGCAGGTGTACGCAGCCACAATCCACCTGGCCAACCGGTTGTATGTAACCGAAGTTCATGCCCGTATAGATGGTGACGCTCACTTCCCCGCTATTGACCCAGCAATCTGGCGAGAAGCTTCCCGCGAAAAGCACTTCAGCGACGAAAAAAACCAGTACGCATACGATTTTGTTGTCTACGAACGACTATAA
- the rplK gene encoding 50S ribosomal protein L11 yields the protein MAKVVKANLKMKIKGGQASAAPPVGSTLGQYGVNMMDFIQPFNDATKDMQGKTVTAHITIYDDRTMSFRVVAEPTDDRIRAALGIQKGSGRPNSEKIAKKLSQADLRKIAEEKASDMNTDDVEAVMKMVAGTARSMGVEVEA from the coding sequence ATGGCAAAAGTCGTCAAAGCAAACTTAAAAATGAAAATTAAAGGTGGGCAGGCTTCTGCCGCGCCACCCGTGGGTTCTACCCTCGGTCAGTACGGCGTGAACATGATGGATTTTATCCAGCCATTCAATGACGCCACCAAAGACATGCAGGGCAAAACCGTCACGGCGCACATCACCATTTACGATGACCGCACCATGAGTTTTCGCGTGGTCGCAGAACCAACCGACGACCGCATTCGTGCGGCTCTTGGCATACAAAAGGGTTCTGGCCGACCAAACAGCGAAAAGATTGCGAAGAAGCTCAGCCAGGCTGACTTGCGCAAAATAGCCGAAGAAAAAGCCAGCGACATGAACACCGACGACGTAGAAGCCGTCATGAAAATGGTAGCCGGCACCGCCCGAAGTATGGGTGTCGAGGTGGAGGCATAA